In Thermoanaerobacterium xylanolyticum LX-11, the genomic window AGCGCTTCAGAATCATTTTCAGTATAAGTTGAGGGAAGCCCATCAAGTTTTGGCTTTCCGTTGTATATTTTATGATTTTGATACTCAAAATTTGTTATTATACTCCCATTTTCCTGCTTTACTTGATATGCAGGCTCTCGAAAATCCGTTGTGCCATAAGATGGATATTCTTGTCTTAACAAATCTAAAGAAAACTTAAAATCGTCTTTAAAAACATACGCGGTATATGCTCTTGGCAATACATTCATAAGATGCCCAAAGGATTCTCTATGATTTAATCTCTTCCCAAAATATAAATGTCCAAGCTGATTATTTTTCATTATCTTTATTATATAGCTTATATAATCGTTCTGAAGATGAAATTCTTTTTCTGTTTCATTATAGTAAATTTTCACTTAACCCACCTTCTCATTCGACTTTTATCATTACATTCTTTTGTCCCAAAGACTTGGACTTTACTTTGATATTAATTACACCACCTTCATTAATAGTTTCAACCCAAAATGCTATTGCACCACCTATAAGTGCTATTTCATTTGGCCCCTGAAGCTTCGCAGGACCTTCTATTTCTATTTTAATTACTTCATCAATAAAGGGCAAAAGATTTCCATACTGATCAAGTATTTTAACAACTATTCGCGTGGCATCTTTTTGAGAAGCATCCAATAATACATCATCAGGCATAACATATAATTGTGTTGGTATAGGTTCAGTAGAAAATTTTCTTTCAATAACTACATTGTTTTTATAAAATCCTCTTAAATATAGGTCTTCCCATTTCATGCCCCAAGAACCTACTTCTTCTGGCTTTATAATTGAATAGTCTACTATCACTGGCGGATATGGTATGCCTTTGTACTCAACTCTATTAGGATATATCTTATCTATTTTTGTCTTACTGCCATAATGTAACTCTATATAATCACAATTAGTAAATATAACAAGCGGTATAACACCACCGATACTTCTTTCACCTCTGGCCCAAAATGTCACAGGTTCCAATACAGGTTCTACATCTGGAGACACCTGAGATTTGTATACATATGACGCAAACTTGGGCAATCTAAACATATCCATTACTCCATGATAACATATGCGATCTCCAGATCCAAAATCTTTATGTGTATTATAGTCAAATGCACACCAACCAATTGCCCCAGAAATATTATCATCTAAATAAGAAGCATTTTGAACCCTTAAATGGCGTAGACAATGCTCCATCTGCCTTTCCTCGTTATCAAAACGTTTAGTTGGATACATATGACCATTATATTCTGTCACCAAATAGGGTACATTATATTCAAGACCTGTAACTTCTTGTTGCTTCCTCAATGGTTTATTAATTCCATCATGTATAAAATCATTAAATGTATATACATCCTCAAGAAAACTGCTATTTGTTATATATCTAACTCCTCCAGTTTGTCTTGTAGCATCCATCTCATGAGCTATCTTATTCATATTTTTGTAAAAAGCATCATCATCCTGAGATTCATTTATCCTAACACCCCAAAGAATAATTGAAGGATGGTTCCAATCTCTCTTAATCATTTCTCTTAAATTTTCCTCTGCGACTTTTTTCCACTCGTCATTTCCTATATGCTGCCAACCAGGAATTTCTTCAAATACAAGCAATCCAAGCTCATCACATTTGTTTAAAAAATGTTTAGATTGAGGATAATGTGATGTACGAACTATATTTAAATGTAAATCATTTTTTAGAATTTCAGCGTCTTTCTCCTGAACACGTTTAGGCATAGCATAACCTACATAAGGATAAGATTGATGCCTATTTAATCCTCTTAATTTTAATTTTTTACCATTTAAGTAGAAACCATCCGGTTTAAAAACAGCTTCTCGAAAACCAAATGTATCAACATATTCATCGGAAAAATTATTTATTTCCATACCCACTTTAATCTCATACAAATTTGGATTATCGACATCCCACAACTTTATATCTCTCAAATTTTCAATATTAAAAGA contains:
- a CDS encoding glycoside hydrolase family 2 protein — protein: MREIIHINNNWYFKAKYEDGYEKVDDLEKFEIVNLPHTNVELPYNYFDEKMYQVKSCYKYPLNISDEYRGKAIYLHFEGVMAYAQVYLNDLYIGEHKGGYTPFDVRIDEAYDWGRKVNIVTVVVDSTERNDIPPFGGQIDYLTYGGIYREVSLGIYDDVFIKNTKVETHGIYDDEKSLNLIVHLENLNQQSGNVKFKVKINEKNGKEVSYREFNTYVDAAKNVYSFNIENLRDIKLWDVDNPNLYEIKVGMEINNFSDEYVDTFGFREAVFKPDGFYLNGKKLKLRGLNRHQSYPYVGYAMPKRVQEKDAEILKNDLHLNIVRTSHYPQSKHFLNKCDELGLLVFEEIPGWQHIGNDEWKKVAEENLREMIKRDWNHPSIILWGVRINESQDDDAFYKNMNKIAHEMDATRQTGGVRYITNSSFLEDVYTFNDFIHDGINKPLRKQQEVTGLEYNVPYLVTEYNGHMYPTKRFDNEERQMEHCLRHLRVQNASYLDDNISGAIGWCAFDYNTHKDFGSGDRICYHGVMDMFRLPKFASYVYKSQVSPDVEPVLEPVTFWARGERSIGGVIPLVIFTNCDYIELHYGSKTKIDKIYPNRVEYKGIPYPPVIVDYSIIKPEEVGSWGMKWEDLYLRGFYKNNVVIERKFSTEPIPTQLYVMPDDVLLDASQKDATRIVVKILDQYGNLLPFIDEVIKIEIEGPAKLQGPNEIALIGGAIAFWVETINEGGVINIKVKSKSLGQKNVMIKVE